Proteins from a genomic interval of Toxoplasma gondii ME49 chromosome Ia, whole genome shotgun sequence:
- a CDS encoding embryo sac development arrest EDA7, putative (encoded by transcript TGME49_295320) — MVLVTSNADNNKIYNLSGGRSRAADFLPRRKRRRRREAGGKEAAGPDAQDVELLQEFEFNVSSQCIRVSPDGKFIAATGVYPPEVRMYEVESMGLKFRRGLDHEVIDFLFLSEDYRKLFFLQAQRHIDIHTQGGTYHRLRIPREGRGLCYLPNLASACIAASGNEVYMLDLEDGCFLTPWTTASPSNNCCFTSTVLPVLAIGGETGVVECFDHRTTQSAASLDVASHVSPFGDEQVQVTCGAFSPSGLQMCVGTNTGSCLLYDLRSRRPLCHHSHYNGEPIKQVSWKPVGSPGNDQGTGPGGASHHSAPVSEDSAGPPSSVYEAERSASQGDLVLASCDAVSIHIWREGEDPRQGAADWGLSVSSSEICSSQGVRRNFRSKILSTIEAPVASVEEERGRSAPGGTEKQTGGIRDQRVATFNGFVFYESSGLCFTVGEQKRMGVYFLPALGIAPRWCSFLDTITEELEESGGISSSSAFTGTASGEVASSVYDDYRFVTRQQLEQMGVQELIGTSYVKRYMHGYFLDAKLHRKLQDALEPFGYEEYRREKVRQKVEENKKMRIEIRHKLPKANSALAKRLEESAVGRASGGTKKERQQQEAARQLLTDQRFQRLFSNPDFEIEGDEEQ; from the exons ATGGTTTTGGTGACGAGCAACGCCGACAACAACAAAATCTACAACCTCTCAGGAGGTCGCAGCCGCGCTGCAgactttcttcctcgcaggAAGCGGcgccgcagaagagaggcgggCGGAAAAGAAGCCGCTGGACCGGATGCACAAGATGTCGAGCTTCTGCAGGAATTCGAGTTCAATGTCTCCTCCCAGTGCATCCGAGTCTCGCCAGATGGAAAATTCATTGCCGCGACCGGTGTGTATCCTCCAGAG GTCCGCATGTACGAAGTCGAATCCATGGGCTTGAAGTTCCGCCGGGGTCTTGACCACGAAGTTATcgactttctttttctcagcgAGGATTATCGGAaactcttctttctgcaggCGCAACGTCACATCGACATTCACACTCAAGGAGGCACGTACCACCGG CTCCGCATTCCCCGCGAGGGGCGAGGCCTCTGCTACCTACCCAATTTGGCTAGTGCATGCATTGCCGCGAGCGGGAACGAGGTTTACATGCTCGACCTCGAAGACGGCTGTTTCCTGACACCCTGGACTACGGCAAGTCCTTCGAATAACTGCTGCTTCACCTCGACCGTCCTTCCAGTCCTCGCCATCGGAGG agagaccggCGTAGTCGAGTGCTTCGACCACCGCACCACACAGAGTGCCGCGTCGTTGGACGTGGCTTCACACGTTTCTCCCTTCGGCGACGAGCAAGT ACAAGTCACGtgcggcgccttctctccctccggTCTCCAGATGTGCGTCGGCACAAACACTGGAAGCTGCCTGCTCTACGACCTCCGCAGCCGCCGACCCCTCTGCCACCACTCTCACTACAATGGTGAGCCGATCAAACAGGTCTCGTGGAAGCCTGTTGGTTCCCCGGGCAACGACCAGGGCACAGGTCCAGGCGGTGCATCGCACCACTCGGCGCCGGTTTCCGAAGACAGTGCAGGTCCTCCCTCGTCAGTCTACGAAGCCGAGAGGTCTGCCTCGCAAGGCGACCTAGTCTTAGCCAGTTGCGACGCCGTCAGCATTCACatctggagagaaggggaagatcCGCGGCAGGGTGCAGCCGACTGGGGTCTGTCTGTGTCCAGCTCGGAAATCTGCAGCTCGCAAGGCGTCAGGCGCAACTTCCGGTCGAAGATTCTGTCGACAATCGAAGCCCCCGTCGCTTCTGTCGAGGAGGAACGGGGGCGGAGTGCCCCTGGGGgcacagaaaagcagactGGGGGCATCCGGGACCAACGCGTTGCGACTTTCAACGGCTTCGTGTTCTACGAAAGCTCCGGACTTTGCTTCACTGTGGGTGAACAAAAACGCATGGGAGTCTACTTCCTTCCGGCATTGGGTATTGCTCCAAG GTGGTGCTCCTTCTTGGACACGATCACAGAGGAGCTGGAGGAAAGCGGAGGCATTTCCTCGTCCTCAGCGTTCACAGGCACCGCTTCAGGAGAGGTTGCGTCATCCGTTTACGACGACTATCGATTTGTGACGCGCCAGCAGCTGGAACAGATGGGAGTTCAAGAGCTTATCGGGACTTCGTATGTCAAGCGATACATGCATGGGTACTTCTTGGACGCGAAACTTCATCGGAAGCTCCAG GACGCTCTCGAGCCTTTTGGCTACGAAGAGTATCGCCGAGAAAAAGTTCgacagaaagtggaagagaacaagaagatgCGCATCGAG ATTCGTCACAAGTTGCCCAAGGCAAACTCTGCCTTGGCAAAAAGGCTGGAGGAGAGTGCCGTCGGACGC GCCTCAGGAGgcacgaagaaggagaggcagcaacAAGAGGCCGCCCGCCAGTTGCTCACAGACCAGCGTTTTCAACGTCTGTTCTCCAATCCAGATTTCGAGATCGAGGGGGACGAGGAGCAGTGA